Proteins encoded together in one Deinococcus irradiatisoli window:
- a CDS encoding tryptophan-rich sensory protein, which translates to MTGLPRQITLVLFTLLTLVMNYLSNALPLFGRSNADVSNALPNAFTPTGLTFAIWGVIFLGLLVFAGYQALPGQRGARYDALFWPYLLANLLNVTWLLAFQSLHLGLSVLIMLALLASLIWLYVRLGHLDLSRQETLALGLPTSLYLGWIAVATIANVTAWLVSLGYTNSLLGLSGPVWSALLAIVAALIGAFLLRANHDLVVSGVILWAFYGVYLARPQIGTVLVGLIAGTLIILAAALVRGGKSGRGARRLTA; encoded by the coding sequence ATGACAGGCCTTCCCAGACAGATCACTTTGGTGTTGTTCACCCTGCTGACGCTGGTCATGAATTACCTTTCCAATGCCCTGCCGCTGTTTGGGCGCAGCAATGCCGACGTGTCGAACGCGCTGCCCAACGCTTTTACTCCCACCGGGCTGACCTTCGCCATCTGGGGAGTGATCTTTCTGGGGCTGCTGGTCTTCGCCGGATATCAAGCGCTGCCGGGACAACGTGGTGCGCGCTACGACGCACTCTTCTGGCCGTACCTGCTGGCCAACCTGCTGAACGTCACCTGGCTGCTGGCCTTCCAGAGCCTGCACCTCGGGTTGAGCGTGCTGATCATGTTGGCGCTGCTGGCCTCGCTGATCTGGCTGTACGTGCGGCTGGGACACCTGGACTTGAGCCGCCAGGAAACGCTGGCGCTGGGCCTGCCCACCAGCCTGTACCTGGGCTGGATCGCGGTGGCGACCATCGCCAACGTCACCGCCTGGCTGGTCAGCCTCGGCTACACCAACAGCCTGCTGGGCCTGAGCGGCCCCGTCTGGTCGGCGCTGCTGGCAATCGTGGCCGCGCTGATCGGCGCTTTCCTGCTGCGGGCCAACCACGACCTGGTGGTCAGCGGGGTGATTCTGTGGGCTTTTTACGGCGTGTATCTGGCGCGGCCGCAGATCGGCACCGTCCTGGTCGGCCTGATCGCCGGCACACTGATCATCCTGGCTGCCGCTTTGGTTCGCGGCGGAAAGTCCGGACGCGGCGCCCGACGCCTGACCGCCTGA
- a CDS encoding DUF4900 domain-containing protein, translated as MKIHGHLTPQRREEGATLVVLVLLLMVILGGVIVVSANLALSARRTTSDQRTSLQAQYAAETGANQAKAKLSLFNNLIDNVQPLSSVSRADVLSKFANICGAQASAAMNVVPLPDATTQVSLSGNALSSPGTALCDLTATPVSASAVSTLLASYIDSSVLSSFGLDSTKLSTFTTDLIKSASLQNDRLLPTATTSGNLTSNFGIVPISVTRSGLDSFSMQFLVSDLKATATSATGTRAVSASARQFSDRKIYSLNVYKSSFARYALFTNHHFSSSSDEGSANNIWFTSNTKFSGPVHTNQTFNFLDTPYFGGQITSAGCSRNGITAGSGTNPDSCTGTVNPGARFYSSPNSITPPSGMGGDPQNPNVGGNAPSLNGSPTHVNWNKEFVPLPNNAQDQKAASNDVIAVNGVNQTGLLINSSVTKMSFGVSMVGGIKYQLLSYTKGNGTAVSLRYDENGTMQILSSGSWVPAYKNVTSGEWQSGNSGAVSAKFNGVIYADGPVSSVYTEPGSLNSKAVASFGQLTLSATNNIVISDNLLYEDPPCTGTSATAPSCDTVADDGTMKKNVLGIYSGTGNIEIANNGTNSTQNTNPGTCTTTSGRATCTSVVNAPNNVTIHAVLMASRGAVQVQNYSSNISRGVVNLLGGVIENYYGAFGQTNGNGFGRNYIYDTRMEVGFTPPSFPTQQNWTVDSSSWTQNVTAPSTVSTIPLTGNVIQEAP; from the coding sequence ATGAAGATTCATGGTCATCTGACACCTCAGCGCCGCGAGGAAGGAGCGACATTGGTGGTGTTGGTCCTGCTGCTGATGGTCATTCTCGGCGGCGTCATCGTGGTGAGCGCCAACCTGGCCCTGAGTGCCCGGCGCACCACCTCTGATCAGCGCACCTCGCTGCAGGCACAGTACGCCGCCGAAACCGGTGCCAACCAAGCCAAGGCGAAGTTGAGTTTGTTCAATAACCTGATCGACAACGTGCAGCCGCTGTCTTCGGTGAGCCGCGCCGACGTACTGAGCAAGTTCGCCAATATCTGCGGCGCTCAGGCCAGCGCCGCCATGAACGTCGTGCCGCTGCCCGACGCCACGACCCAGGTCAGTCTCAGTGGCAACGCCTTGAGCAGTCCGGGAACGGCGCTGTGCGACCTGACCGCCACCCCCGTCTCGGCCAGCGCGGTCAGCACGCTGCTGGCCAGCTACATCGACAGCAGCGTGCTGTCTTCGTTCGGCCTGGACAGCACCAAGCTCTCGACGTTTACCACCGACCTGATCAAATCGGCCAGCCTGCAAAACGACCGCCTGCTGCCCACCGCGACCACCAGCGGCAACCTGACCAGCAATTTCGGCATTGTGCCGATTTCGGTGACCCGTTCAGGTCTCGACAGCTTTTCGATGCAGTTTCTGGTCAGCGACCTGAAGGCCACCGCCACTTCGGCCACCGGCACCCGCGCCGTATCGGCTTCGGCGCGGCAGTTTTCCGACCGCAAGATTTACAGCCTGAACGTCTACAAAAGCAGCTTCGCCCGCTACGCCCTCTTTACCAATCACCACTTCAGCAGCTCCAGCGACGAAGGCAGCGCCAATAACATCTGGTTCACCAGCAACACCAAATTCAGTGGACCGGTGCATACCAATCAGACCTTCAATTTCCTCGACACGCCGTACTTTGGCGGCCAGATCACCTCGGCGGGCTGCTCACGCAACGGCATTACCGCTGGTTCAGGCACCAACCCTGACAGTTGTACCGGCACCGTTAACCCCGGCGCCCGGTTCTACAGCAGCCCCAATAGCATTACTCCGCCTTCGGGCATGGGCGGCGACCCTCAAAACCCCAACGTCGGTGGCAACGCCCCCTCGCTTAACGGCTCGCCGACCCACGTCAACTGGAACAAAGAGTTCGTGCCACTGCCTAACAACGCTCAGGACCAGAAGGCCGCGTCGAATGATGTGATCGCCGTTAACGGCGTCAACCAGACGGGTTTGCTGATAAATTCCAGTGTGACGAAGATGAGTTTTGGGGTCTCAATGGTAGGTGGTATCAAATACCAGCTGCTCTCGTACACCAAAGGCAACGGCACGGCTGTCAGCCTGCGATACGACGAGAACGGAACCATGCAGATTCTGAGCAGTGGCAGTTGGGTTCCAGCCTATAAGAATGTCACCAGCGGCGAATGGCAAAGTGGTAATTCGGGCGCAGTCAGCGCCAAGTTCAACGGCGTCATCTACGCCGATGGGCCTGTGTCAAGTGTGTACACCGAGCCGGGCAGCCTCAACAGCAAGGCTGTGGCCAGCTTCGGGCAACTGACCCTCTCGGCAACCAACAATATTGTGATCAGTGACAACCTGCTCTACGAAGATCCGCCCTGTACTGGTACCTCGGCCACAGCTCCATCCTGCGACACCGTGGCTGACGACGGCACCATGAAGAAGAATGTACTAGGTATCTACTCGGGAACTGGCAACATCGAAATCGCCAACAACGGCACCAACTCAACGCAGAATACCAATCCGGGAACCTGCACCACCACTTCCGGCAGGGCGACTTGTACCAGTGTCGTCAACGCCCCCAACAATGTCACGATTCATGCCGTGCTGATGGCCTCGCGCGGCGCGGTGCAGGTGCAGAACTACAGTAGCAATATCTCGCGCGGGGTAGTGAACCTGCTCGGGGGCGTCATCGAGAACTACTACGGGGCTTTCGGCCAAACCAACGGCAACGGCTTCGGCCGCAACTACATCTACGACACCCGTATGGAAGTCGGCTTCACGCCGCCCAGCTTCCCCACCCAGCAGAACTGGACGGTCGATTCCAGCTCGTGGACCCAGAACGTCACCGCGCCGAGCACCGTGAGCACCATTCCGCTGACCGGCAACGTGATTCAGGAAGCGCCGTGA
- a CDS encoding prepilin-type N-terminal cleavage/methylation domain-containing protein, producing MRRERGFTLLELLVVVVIVGVLSALIFVNYARQVQLSRLQSAVTTFSTDLEKARSAAWKSGQSVTVSVLATKKGYTYTVNSTSPQVQTITLPDGITFAAVATATYTPPFADVDASSNIFTLVSPNTSLTDDVRVIGVTGKVVR from the coding sequence GTGAGAAGAGAACGCGGATTTACCTTGCTGGAGCTACTGGTGGTCGTGGTGATCGTCGGGGTCCTGAGTGCCTTGATTTTCGTGAACTACGCCCGGCAAGTTCAGCTCTCCAGGTTGCAGAGCGCCGTGACCACCTTCTCGACCGATCTGGAAAAGGCCCGCAGCGCCGCCTGGAAATCCGGGCAGAGCGTGACTGTCAGCGTCCTCGCCACCAAGAAAGGTTATACCTACACCGTGAACAGCACGTCGCCACAGGTGCAGACCATCACCCTGCCCGACGGCATTACCTTCGCCGCCGTCGCGACCGCGACGTACACGCCGCCGTTTGCCGACGTGGACGCCTCATCGAACATCTTTACGCTGGTTTCACCCAATACCAGCTTGACCGATGACGTGCGGGTCATCGGCGTGACCGGAAAGGTGGTCAGATGA
- a CDS encoding type IV pilus modification PilV family protein → MNRQAIQGLTLVEILVAIALLGILVVLTAQPLLFSLNTSGISDRTLSATRSAQDVLERARAAVVNNYNSPSISAVTKPSGTTLVCQDLAPDGTVGTSCTSSTNNGVTPYMRRLTVTTSVTGQPDVVLSLDVRP, encoded by the coding sequence ATGAACCGTCAAGCGATTCAGGGCCTGACCCTGGTGGAGATTCTGGTGGCCATTGCCTTGCTGGGCATTCTGGTGGTGCTCACTGCCCAGCCGCTGCTGTTCTCGCTCAACACCAGTGGAATCTCCGACCGCACACTCAGCGCCACCCGCTCCGCTCAGGACGTCCTCGAACGGGCCAGGGCGGCTGTCGTCAACAACTACAATTCGCCGAGTATCTCGGCTGTCACCAAGCCCAGCGGCACGACCCTGGTCTGTCAGGACCTGGCGCCCGACGGCACCGTCGGCACATCGTGCACCTCCAGCACCAACAATGGCGTGACGCCCTACATGCGCCGGCTGACCGTGACCACGTCGGTGACTGGTCAGCCGGATGTGGTGCTGAGCCTGGACGTGAGACCATGA
- the holA gene encoding DNA polymerase III subunit delta: MILAFSGNRFLVEEAAREALSARGLHLRDLPRISGEDVTPQVLEPLLAPGLFGEAAALVDLEGVRPDKALLDVLATPGALVVVLDPLGAAGRVKHYQQHGQHQAVPSPSKTGEVTGWVMARAKAMRLKLEQGAALYLAEVFGPDLAGIAAELNKLAYLDTPLSAEAVRTVVGRERPGDSFAMLAAATAGQPTEALGELRRLLGSGEDPFKLMGAVVWQYSLVARSVALLAAFGRLSEGEAAQRLGVKPYPARKALEVARRLSEAKIGAHLKRILEADLAMKRGLDASAVLERLLVQLSL, from the coding sequence ATGATCCTGGCCTTTTCGGGGAACCGGTTTCTGGTGGAGGAAGCGGCGCGCGAAGCGCTATCAGCCCGGGGGCTGCACCTGCGCGACCTGCCCCGCATCAGCGGCGAGGACGTGACGCCGCAGGTGCTGGAGCCGCTGCTGGCGCCGGGGTTGTTCGGCGAAGCGGCGGCGCTGGTGGACCTCGAAGGGGTGAGGCCCGACAAAGCGCTGCTCGACGTACTGGCGACGCCCGGCGCCCTGGTGGTCGTGCTCGATCCGCTCGGAGCGGCGGGCCGGGTCAAGCACTACCAGCAGCATGGTCAGCATCAGGCGGTGCCCTCGCCGAGCAAGACCGGCGAGGTGACCGGCTGGGTGATGGCCCGCGCCAAGGCGATGCGGCTCAAGCTGGAACAGGGCGCGGCGCTGTATCTGGCCGAGGTGTTCGGCCCCGATCTAGCCGGCATCGCCGCCGAACTCAACAAACTGGCCTATCTGGACACGCCTCTCAGTGCCGAGGCGGTGCGCACTGTGGTGGGCCGTGAGCGCCCCGGCGACTCGTTCGCCATGCTGGCGGCGGCCACCGCCGGACAGCCCACCGAAGCGCTCGGAGAACTGCGCCGCCTGCTCGGCAGCGGCGAGGACCCCTTCAAGCTGATGGGCGCGGTGGTGTGGCAATACAGCCTGGTGGCCCGCAGCGTGGCCCTGCTGGCCGCCTTCGGCCGGCTTTCGGAGGGAGAAGCGGCGCAGCGCCTGGGCGTCAAGCCTTACCCGGCCAGAAAAGCCCTCGAGGTGGCCCGCCGCTTGAGCGAAGCCAAGATCGGCGCCCACCTCAAGCGGATTCTGGAAGCGGACCTGGCGATGAAGCGCGGCCTGGACGCCTCGGCGGTGCTGGAGCGGTTGCTGGTGCAGCTCAGCTTGTAA
- a CDS encoding PulJ/GspJ family protein has protein sequence MNRPSRSAGFTLLETLIGLALFGLIMLAITNLFRGTLDTASAGNAENELLSDMQLTQQVIAGRATDAVYVYPTGSTLVLSGTATAPTTRNTLGGANTNTQNWTVGTDPIVAMILPPLVAAGPCNTTVFTGCYRLFAYYPILRSYLLSNVTGDVPNADARNPNQWVMMEYRKNLVNAGVPWTGISNSTGQVTSVPNSGYVQGASGKFLTDYFQPGSVSFTVTPPATGAVGRVAIQFTGQRFRSGSASAALVSSQSVTVYPRNWK, from the coding sequence ATGAACCGGCCTTCTCGCTCGGCCGGCTTCACCCTGCTCGAAACCCTGATCGGACTGGCATTGTTCGGCTTGATCATGCTGGCGATCACCAACCTCTTTCGCGGTACCCTCGACACGGCCAGCGCCGGAAATGCCGAGAACGAGCTGCTCAGCGACATGCAGCTGACCCAGCAGGTCATCGCGGGGCGCGCCACTGACGCGGTTTATGTATACCCTACTGGCAGCACGCTGGTGCTCTCTGGCACCGCCACGGCCCCCACCACCCGCAACACCCTGGGCGGGGCCAACACCAACACCCAGAATTGGACGGTCGGCACCGATCCGATCGTGGCGATGATCCTGCCGCCGCTGGTCGCGGCCGGGCCATGCAACACCACGGTGTTTACCGGCTGTTACCGCTTGTTCGCCTACTACCCGATTCTGCGTTCGTACCTGCTGAGCAACGTGACCGGCGACGTGCCCAATGCCGATGCTCGCAATCCCAACCAGTGGGTGATGATGGAATACCGCAAGAACCTGGTGAACGCGGGCGTGCCCTGGACGGGCATCAGCAACTCCACCGGGCAGGTGACAAGCGTGCCGAACAGCGGCTATGTTCAGGGAGCCTCAGGGAAATTCCTGACCGATTACTTTCAACCCGGCAGCGTGTCGTTTACCGTCACGCCTCCGGCGACAGGCGCGGTGGGCCGGGTGGCGATTCAGTTTACCGGTCAGCGCTTCCGCAGCGGCAGTGCTTCGGCCGCCCTGGTGTCTTCGCAGAGCGTCACGGTGTACCCGCGCAACTGGAAATAG
- a CDS encoding serine/threonine-protein kinase — protein sequence MTSTPGFPALTVSNCALLSQRGGVRLERGCWQGRDVFVKTLDTADPDIRQRFEHEGEVARRLSHPGIVPLLTRSSERLVFPWVAGCSLRERLEHGPLSPYAALEVTLGVLAAMQAFHEAGVVHHDLKPENVMLLGGRSCAGCVRVTDFGMAHDRTLSSDLHQGTRMGTPQFMPPEQFQGVRGDPRSDVYAVGALLFDCLAGEPPHPDALGWLVGLSSVRLPLPGPAALHPLLESALERDPQRRPPSARALLRALEEVRRRLPPEPPAIPGTVPA from the coding sequence ATGACCTCGACGCCCGGCTTCCCGGCGCTGACCGTCTCGAACTGTGCTCTCCTTTCCCAGCGTGGCGGGGTGCGGCTGGAACGTGGCTGCTGGCAGGGGCGCGACGTGTTTGTCAAAACGCTGGACACGGCCGATCCCGATATCCGGCAGCGCTTCGAGCATGAGGGCGAGGTGGCGCGCCGCCTGTCGCATCCCGGCATCGTTCCGCTGCTGACGCGCAGCTCCGAACGGCTGGTGTTTCCCTGGGTCGCCGGGTGCAGTCTGCGCGAGCGCCTGGAGCACGGCCCCCTCAGCCCCTACGCCGCGCTGGAGGTCACGCTCGGCGTGCTGGCGGCCATGCAGGCGTTTCACGAAGCGGGCGTCGTTCACCACGACCTCAAGCCGGAAAACGTGATGCTGCTCGGCGGGCGCAGCTGCGCCGGATGCGTCCGTGTGACGGATTTCGGCATGGCCCACGACCGCACCCTCAGCAGCGACCTGCACCAAGGCACCCGGATGGGCACCCCGCAGTTTATGCCGCCGGAGCAGTTTCAGGGGGTGCGCGGCGATCCCCGCAGCGACGTGTACGCCGTGGGCGCCCTGCTGTTCGATTGCCTGGCCGGCGAGCCGCCGCACCCCGACGCCCTGGGCTGGCTGGTGGGCCTGTCGAGCGTGCGGCTGCCGCTGCCGGGGCCGGCGGCGCTGCACCCGCTGCTCGAAAGCGCCCTGGAGCGCGACCCGCAGCGGCGACCGCCGAGTGCGCGGGCACTGCTGCGGGCGCTGGAAGAGGTTCGCCGCCGGCTGCCCCCCGAACCTCCAGCAATACCCGGGACGGTTCCGGCATGA